GCCATCTTCCCGTACCAATTTCTCTCCAAAGCTGCTTACGTAGTCGTAATATTCTTTTTTGCCTGTTTTTGCGTATAGTTTTTCTGCTCCATCCAGTACAATTGCTGATGGGTAAGTCCATTTCGGGCTCTTGCTGAAATCGAGCATCCATGATTCCGGGAAACGGTGCATTTCGGAAAGTAACATTCTTTCAGACCATTTCAGATTGATTGGAACAATTTTTCCGGATTTTAAAGTTTCTGTTGCAGGTTTTGATGCTACAGATTTTGTTTGGGCACATGCTAAGAACATTCCTGAACCTAAAATTGCAACAGCATATGCTTTTATGTTTTTGTTAATGAAATTCATGATTTTAAACTTTAAAGTTGATTATTTTTTACCGAATTTAACAAGAGTTTTCATGGTTATTAGAATTGTTTTTCGGTTATTTTTTTAACAATATCATTAAAATACACTTCAATATTATCGTAGTTTTTATCTAAATCTCTTCCGTTGGCATTGGCCACTTTTGGGTTTAATTGATGCTTAATTTCCCATTCATCAGGCATTCCGTCGTTGTCTGAGTCGGGTAGTGCCTTTCCTTCGTCCAATTTTGGAAATCCGCCGACATCATTTTGTGAATCGATGATGCCGTTGGTGCTTCCTTTTGAACCTTTGTAGGTAAAACTTCCGTTTTTGACATCTTTCAACACATGGAGATCAACAGCATCTCTCACTAAACTTGCTCCGCCGATCTGTAAAATTTTCTCATACGCTTCTTTTGCAGAATGGGTGATGACATTGCTCTGAATATCATGTGGCTGATTGATTTTTATGGAGTTTTTATCCTTATCTGTCAAATTATAAGCTTTCATCTGACCGAAAACACCTTCCGTCCAGTTGTCCTTCGTGATTTCCGGGTTTCCTTCTATAACATTTCCGTTGATGTAATATTTCCCCCAAATGTTATACACTTCAGCTTCCGGGTTTCCGTTTTTATCGATGGCAACAATTCTCTGTTTTGTGGTGGTTGCGGGGCCGGGTTTATAGTAATTATTGACGATATTCACGTTCATTCCTTCACCGCCGTACACATTATTGTTTCCCCAATTATAAATCACATTATTCCTGAAATCGGTAAGATCAGTTAATGCAAATTTACTTCCTGCATATTCCCCTAATCTGGGATTTCTGCTGTCATGGTGAGCATACATATTATGATGAAAAGACGCAAATTTTCCGCCTGCAATTCCGCCGTAACCGTGAGGACCTTTCTTATGGAAAGAATTTCTCAAACTTTCTGCAATTACGCACCATTGAAGCGTTGTGTTTTCATTAACATAAATGGAAACTGTCTCGTCTGTAGACCAGCTCATCGAGCAATGATCAATAATTAAATTTTTTATAAACCTGGCACCCAAAGCATCACCTTCATGTTTTTTCTGATTACCCATTCTGAATCTCATGTAGCGAATAATCACGTTGTCTGCACCTACAAAAGTTTCGTAATTGGCAACGGTAATTCCGTCTCCTGGAGCGGTTTGTCCGGCAATGGTGACATTGCCTTCTTTTATTTTTAACGGTGATTCCAAGTAAATTGTTCCGCCGGTTTTAAAAACAATATATCTCGGTCCTTTTTGATCTAGAGCATATCTTAAAGTGCCTTCTGAGCCGTCATCCGTCAATTTATCAACAACATAAACCTTTCCTCCACGACCGCCGGTTGTATATCTTCCGAAACCTTCTGCACCGGGAAAACTTAGGACATTTTGAGCTTCAACAAAAGCCAGACTTCCGCATACAATCCCTATCGTCATTATTTTTGTGAAGTGTTTTATCATGATTTAAAATTCTTTTTGATGTTGATTTTAATCTTAAAATTTATTTTAAACTTTTTTTCGGATTCCAGTTGTCATTTCCTTTGAGGATATTTTGTGTTGTATATTTTTTGCTTTCTTCCTTTGTTAATTGATGTGACCACAAAACTCTTTTTGCAGCATTTGCTCCTGTGCCTTTTGAATTAAATTCTCCATAAAAAGTTGTTTTTTCCGCATCAGGTTTGCTCCAGTTGTGCCATCCTTCTTGTTTTATGCTTGAATTCATTTCGCAATCGATGTACACTGTCTTTGCAAAAGGCCTCCAGGGTCTTCCTAAATAGACTGAATTTTCTTTCGCATTTCCAATGATTTTTGAATTGATAAAGACAAAGCCAAATTCGCTTTCCTGTGGAGTAGAAGCGGCTGTGATGTAGCTTGCGCTTTCTTTAGAATAAA
The Chryseobacterium sp. W4I1 DNA segment above includes these coding regions:
- a CDS encoding polysaccharide lyase family 1 protein, with amino-acid sequence MIKHFTKIMTIGIVCGSLAFVEAQNVLSFPGAEGFGRYTTGGRGGKVYVVDKLTDDGSEGTLRYALDQKGPRYIVFKTGGTIYLESPLKIKEGNVTIAGQTAPGDGITVANYETFVGADNVIIRYMRFRMGNQKKHEGDALGARFIKNLIIDHCSMSWSTDETVSIYVNENTTLQWCVIAESLRNSFHKKGPHGYGGIAGGKFASFHHNMYAHHDSRNPRLGEYAGSKFALTDLTDFRNNVIYNWGNNNVYGGEGMNVNIVNNYYKPGPATTTKQRIVAIDKNGNPEAEVYNIWGKYYINGNVIEGNPEITKDNWTEGVFGQMKAYNLTDKDKNSIKINQPHDIQSNVITHSAKEAYEKILQIGGASLVRDAVDLHVLKDVKNGSFTYKGSKGSTNGIIDSQNDVGGFPKLDEGKALPDSDNDGMPDEWEIKHQLNPKVANANGRDLDKNYDNIEVYFNDIVKKITEKQF